The following coding sequences are from one Desulfovibrio psychrotolerans window:
- a CDS encoding anti-sigma factor family protein, producing MKNRESLSDAGVFLWGGSMDEGLSRTSTFCPGYNDMSGYLDKMLSPRFRKNFEEHMASCRECRSDVLELRMCIKELFCCE from the coding sequence ATGAAGAACAGGGAATCACTTAGCGATGCAGGTGTCTTTTTGTGGGGAGGCTCAATGGATGAAGGCCTTTCAAGAACTTCAACGTTTTGTCCTGGTTATAACGATATGTCAGGGTATCTTGATAAAATGCTTTCTCCAAGGTTCAGAAAGAATTTTGAAGAGCATATGGCGTCATGCAGAGAATGCAGATCAGATGTTCTTGAGTTGAGGATGTGTATAAAAGAACTTTTTTGCTGTGAATAA
- a CDS encoding flagellar hook assembly protein FlgD, whose product MYTDAVSYNNASYVSSSGTASSSLGKDEFLTLLIAQLQNQDPLNPVEDAQMIAELAQFSSLEQLTALNESMSGVSELLNVITVNGAVSYIGNDVVAAGYSISKTDSGCTDVYFTPSKDCASVTAHIYNADGDIVASVALGSTSGDEHTFTWDGTKTNGSAASNGTYYVGFEAYDADGNSVNVSSEVSGTVVGITTSNGTTVLELSDGRMVELLYVSKITGKSSSADTGDADS is encoded by the coding sequence ATGTATACAGACGCAGTTTCATATAACAATGCATCATATGTGTCATCATCAGGAACCGCATCGTCAAGCTTGGGAAAAGATGAGTTCCTTACGTTGCTTATCGCGCAATTGCAAAACCAAGATCCTCTCAATCCTGTAGAAGATGCACAAATGATTGCAGAACTTGCACAGTTTTCCAGTCTTGAACAGCTTACAGCCCTTAACGAGAGTATGTCAGGAGTATCAGAGCTCCTTAATGTAATCACGGTAAATGGTGCCGTTTCTTACATCGGTAATGATGTTGTTGCTGCGGGATATTCAATTTCAAAAACAGATTCCGGATGCACAGATGTGTATTTCACACCATCCAAGGACTGCGCCTCCGTTACCGCCCATATTTATAATGCAGACGGAGACATAGTTGCCAGTGTGGCCTTGGGCAGCACCTCCGGTGATGAACACACTTTTACATGGGACGGCACCAAAACAAACGGCAGCGCTGCATCCAACGGTACTTACTACGTGGGTTTTGAAGCCTACGACGCCGACGGCAACAGTGTGAATGTCTCATCAGAAGTATCTGGAACAGTTGTGGGAATCACCACTTCCAACGGCACCACAGTGCTGGAATTGAGCGACGGACGAATGGTCGAGCTTCTCTATGTAAGCAAAATAACAGGAAAGAGTTCGTCGGCCGATACAGGTGACGCCGACTCGTAA
- a CDS encoding flagellar hook protein FlgE, producing MSISGSMYAGISGLTVHSQAMSVIGNNLANSSTIGYKSATTQFEDVFYSTVSTANGLNQVGHGATVSSIYQNFAQGSYESSTSDTAVAIGGNGFFMVNNPTTGSRYYTRAGNFEFDQYGYLVDAHGYRVQGWKAAEKTSSAGVVQTQGALTDLRLTSYQSPPSATSKISLSVNLDKTDDDNSTNTANPFFAMFSEWDGSDDTPIGDSKYAYQTTITVYDEAGTGHELTVYFDRVSDPAVTSQAGGYQVWEYIVTCDPTSDGRTVDGQKVGTTSAAGLLMAGTITFNSSGIMQGMTAFTLGDGATGDLKDLNSWTPAEFSDNGYPVFTANFSGSPNANFTTDANAKTIELNLGLQNDGTGWNGATANAAALGNDFTSLFNVAQPDLQAGASTAYDSASSTYDQNQNGYATGYLQGISVDRDGVVSGQYSNGRIINLFVLALADFNNPQGLILQGGNLYSEGSDSGSARIGRANTSSYGSISANTLEQSNVDMSTEMVRLITTQRGYQANSKVITTADTMLQEAINLKR from the coding sequence ATGAGTATCAGCGGTTCCATGTATGCGGGGATTTCCGGCCTTACCGTTCACAGTCAGGCCATGTCCGTCATCGGCAACAACCTCGCAAACTCAAGTACCATCGGCTACAAATCCGCCACCACGCAGTTCGAAGACGTTTTTTACTCCACAGTTTCCACGGCAAATGGGCTGAATCAGGTGGGCCATGGTGCAACTGTTTCAAGTATTTATCAGAATTTTGCGCAGGGTTCCTATGAATCCTCCACCTCCGACACTGCTGTCGCCATAGGTGGTAACGGATTCTTCATGGTGAACAATCCCACCACGGGCAGCCGTTACTACACCCGTGCCGGTAACTTTGAATTTGATCAGTACGGGTATCTGGTAGACGCCCACGGTTACCGGGTACAGGGATGGAAAGCAGCGGAGAAGACCTCCTCCGCCGGAGTGGTGCAAACGCAGGGCGCGTTGACCGACCTGCGCCTCACGTCCTACCAGTCACCGCCATCCGCCACCAGCAAGATATCGCTGTCCGTGAATCTGGATAAGACAGACGACGATAATTCCACCAATACCGCTAATCCGTTCTTTGCCATGTTCTCGGAATGGGATGGTTCTGACGACACACCCATCGGAGACTCAAAGTACGCATACCAGACGACAATTACTGTCTACGATGAGGCGGGAACAGGGCACGAACTGACGGTCTATTTCGACCGTGTTTCCGACCCGGCTGTGACCAGTCAGGCAGGCGGGTATCAGGTGTGGGAATACATAGTCACCTGCGATCCCACTTCGGACGGAAGAACCGTGGACGGGCAGAAGGTTGGTACCACATCGGCAGCGGGTCTGCTCATGGCGGGCACCATAACCTTCAATTCTTCCGGCATCATGCAGGGCATGACTGCGTTCACGCTGGGCGATGGCGCAACGGGTGATCTTAAGGATCTGAACAGCTGGACCCCGGCGGAGTTCTCAGACAACGGGTATCCTGTGTTTACAGCCAACTTCTCCGGTTCGCCCAATGCCAACTTTACTACAGATGCCAATGCCAAGACGATTGAACTGAATCTCGGATTGCAGAACGACGGAACTGGCTGGAATGGTGCAACCGCCAATGCCGCAGCCTTGGGCAACGATTTCACCTCGTTGTTCAACGTTGCACAGCCTGATTTGCAGGCAGGAGCCAGCACCGCCTACGACTCTGCCTCATCCACCTATGACCAGAACCAGAACGGCTACGCCACGGGATATCTGCAAGGCATTTCCGTAGACCGCGACGGCGTGGTGAGCGGGCAGTACTCCAACGGTCGTATAATCAACCTGTTCGTGTTGGCCCTTGCGGATTTCAATAACCCGCAGGGACTTATCCTGCAGGGTGGCAATCTGTACTCTGAAGGGTCCGATTCCGGTTCAGCCCGTATCGGCAGGGCAAACACTTCAAGTTACGGCAGCATCTCTGCCAACACGCTGGAGCAGTCCAACGTGGACATGTCCACAGAGATGGTGCGGCTCATCACAACCCAGCGCGGCTATCAGGCAAACTCCAAGGTCATCACCACGGCCGACACCATGCTCCAGGAAGCCATCAACCTGAAGCGCTAA
- the flgK gene encoding flagellar hook-associated protein FlgK: MTINGIYSIATKALMNAQVGINVTSENVANADVVGYSRRTVNYETSDSIRYKSLYLGTGADVQEIARHYNYYIEQQYLGANAKASYWSAQAQTLSSVEELFNQSEDYGLSVALDTFFSSLSALAQDASSEAYRLELAEYATTLADQLRTLEESLQAARQATDAAIADEVGKANTLMSTIAAYNTQIVASPSDATLQDAMDVAVRELSSLIELNVIRQENGQYTVLTAQGQTLVDGAKAYTLAYEGPQAFTRLSSGSSYDGQVYFDGTGSSELTIEFITTGPTDGSASAATFKVSLDGGKTWLTDSGGNVITYTAGGYEDRVQIEGVSVWFGTSADANAIASQDAGVGDAFTVVPKSGLYWYRTTSSKVNITPYDDASISRSNRLSGGSIAGLFQARDQSITAYMEEMDAFAKELIWQMNYQHSQGAGAEHYSYVRANNAVNDASIPLGSTQLAYADKLTEGSLSIALYDAATGDPLSVTALDFSSVNPPGISAFDPAQHSLNDVAAALNATYSGQLSATISDGRLIIQAESGVAYDFAGDTTGILAATGINTFFEGSGISDIQVDSRILADNGRINASVVDGTGIVASGDNTNALALSNIASLKVQLDSAHSSANQTFSQHLHSVIAKVGTDMDTASRSYTYNSSIAKALNTAQQEVSGVNMDEELANLTRYQQSYQAAAQLIQTANEMFDTILSLKS, translated from the coding sequence ATGACCATAAATGGCATATACAGCATTGCCACCAAGGCTCTTATGAATGCTCAGGTGGGCATAAATGTGACCAGCGAGAATGTGGCCAATGCCGATGTGGTGGGCTACAGCCGCCGCACGGTGAATTATGAAACCTCTGACAGCATCCGCTACAAATCTCTGTACCTCGGTACGGGGGCCGATGTTCAGGAGATTGCCCGTCACTACAACTATTATATCGAACAGCAGTACCTCGGTGCCAACGCCAAAGCCAGCTACTGGAGCGCGCAGGCGCAGACCCTTTCCTCTGTGGAAGAGCTTTTCAACCAGTCGGAGGATTACGGACTGTCCGTTGCGCTGGATACCTTCTTCAGCAGCCTGAGTGCTCTTGCTCAGGACGCATCCAGCGAGGCGTACCGCCTGGAACTGGCAGAGTACGCCACAACGCTTGCTGACCAGTTGCGAACGCTTGAGGAATCGTTGCAGGCGGCACGGCAGGCAACAGACGCTGCCATTGCCGATGAGGTGGGCAAGGCGAACACGCTCATGTCCACCATTGCGGCATATAACACCCAGATTGTGGCAAGCCCGTCGGACGCCACACTGCAGGACGCCATGGATGTGGCCGTGCGAGAACTTTCCTCGCTCATTGAACTGAACGTCATCCGGCAGGAAAACGGTCAGTATACAGTGCTCACGGCGCAAGGGCAAACGCTTGTGGACGGGGCAAAGGCATATACTCTTGCATACGAGGGGCCGCAGGCGTTCACACGACTTTCTTCCGGCTCATCCTATGATGGTCAGGTCTATTTTGATGGTACCGGCTCCAGCGAACTGACCATAGAGTTCATAACTACCGGACCTACAGACGGTTCTGCCTCGGCAGCCACATTCAAGGTTTCGCTTGATGGCGGCAAGACATGGCTCACGGATTCCGGCGGAAATGTCATTACCTACACAGCGGGTGGGTATGAAGACAGGGTGCAGATAGAAGGCGTTTCCGTATGGTTTGGCACGTCGGCAGATGCCAATGCCATTGCCTCACAGGATGCTGGGGTTGGCGATGCTTTTACCGTGGTCCCCAAATCCGGACTGTACTGGTACCGCACCACCTCAAGCAAGGTGAATATTACTCCGTATGACGATGCTTCCATCTCCCGCTCAAATCGTCTGAGCGGCGGTAGCATTGCCGGTCTTTTTCAGGCCCGGGATCAGTCCATTACGGCATATATGGAAGAAATGGATGCCTTTGCCAAAGAGCTTATCTGGCAGATGAACTATCAGCATAGCCAGGGAGCCGGGGCAGAGCACTATTCTTATGTCCGCGCAAATAACGCGGTAAACGATGCCTCCATTCCACTCGGCTCCACGCAGCTTGCCTATGCGGACAAGCTGACAGAAGGCAGCCTTTCCATTGCGCTCTATGATGCGGCAACGGGTGATCCACTGAGTGTTACGGCACTGGATTTCAGTTCGGTTAATCCTCCCGGCATAAGCGCATTCGATCCCGCACAGCATTCGTTGAATGATGTGGCAGCAGCCCTCAATGCCACGTATTCCGGTCAGCTTTCCGCCACAATTTCGGACGGGCGGTTGATCATTCAGGCGGAATCCGGCGTTGCATATGATTTTGCGGGAGACACCACAGGCATCCTTGCCGCAACAGGCATTAACACCTTTTTTGAGGGCAGCGGCATTTCCGACATACAGGTAGATTCCCGCATCCTTGCCGACAACGGCAGAATTAACGCCAGCGTGGTGGATGGTACGGGAATAGTCGCTTCAGGTGACAATACGAATGCGTTGGCTTTATCCAACATCGCCTCTCTGAAGGTGCAGCTAGATTCCGCACATTCCTCTGCAAACCAGACGTTCAGTCAGCATCTGCATTCCGTAATCGCCAAGGTGGGCACTGACATGGATACCGCCTCGCGCAGCTATACATACAACTCATCTATCGCCAAGGCGTTGAATACGGCACAGCAGGAGGTTTCCGGGGTGAATATGGACGAGGAGTTGGCGAACCTTACCCGGTATCAGCAGTCTTATCAGGCAGCGGCTCAGCTTATCCAGACGGCTAACGAAATGTTCGACACCATTCTTTCCCTCAAATCATGA
- the flgL gene encoding flagellar hook-associated protein FlgL: MRVSRNMMFDQSVRSMNKSLAEIIRLNEQNSSQKRINRPSDDPGGMARALDLNSYLSQLTQYSDNISTAQAWLSLADDELSEASKVLTRLEELAEQAATGTLSSDQRSMIAQEARELMAHMVSIANTEYAGKSIFAGSMTGGNAYEMGLSATVRDASLNDGAILAVSGSATSSIYVEFVDSGTVGTDELGYRYSTDCGTTWKTGTLAAGSTVLDFGTAKAEMVAGSAVVATATAGQGDGTALWIRPAAFYTGDMQGDETVYHYGGSSVTATADGIFNSSVAIRVTSDATLPGPITYSYSLDKGSTWVEGNVTSSATFAVPGGFVSLASNGGNTVLAGEQFIVEPHNAALYLNIGKTSTVQINSVGADIFGGVVSQDGMTTVVGPDVSSGNLFESIGKFIGFLETNDQDGVSAMLEAFGTAHEVLSTAQGAIGGREVRVEFAQAAIDVGTSAAKIHRSAIEDADVTQLTTDIARAQYIYEAVLSTSAKVMKMSLLNYL, translated from the coding sequence ATGCGAGTTTCCAGAAACATGATGTTTGACCAGTCCGTGCGCAGCATGAACAAATCGTTGGCGGAGATTATTCGTCTGAATGAGCAGAATTCATCGCAAAAGCGCATAAACAGGCCTTCAGATGATCCCGGGGGCATGGCTCGGGCGTTGGACCTGAACAGCTACCTCAGTCAGCTTACACAATATTCCGACAATATATCTACGGCGCAGGCATGGCTCTCGCTGGCGGATGATGAGTTGAGCGAGGCAAGCAAGGTTCTTACGCGTCTGGAGGAGTTGGCGGAGCAGGCGGCAACGGGAACACTTTCCAGTGATCAGCGCTCTATGATCGCTCAGGAAGCTCGGGAACTCATGGCGCATATGGTCAGCATTGCCAATACCGAATACGCAGGCAAGTCCATTTTCGCCGGTTCCATGACAGGTGGAAATGCTTATGAAATGGGGCTTTCTGCAACAGTTAGGGATGCCTCGTTGAACGATGGGGCGATTCTGGCTGTCTCGGGTTCTGCCACCAGCAGTATCTATGTTGAATTTGTTGATTCGGGAACTGTGGGAACGGATGAGCTGGGCTACAGGTATTCCACAGACTGCGGCACCACATGGAAGACCGGTACGCTTGCCGCAGGCAGCACGGTGTTGGATTTTGGCACTGCAAAGGCGGAGATGGTGGCGGGGTCTGCCGTTGTGGCCACCGCAACGGCAGGGCAGGGAGACGGCACTGCGTTGTGGATACGTCCTGCAGCCTTTTATACGGGGGACATGCAAGGGGATGAGACTGTGTATCATTACGGAGGCTCTTCAGTAACCGCCACGGCAGATGGCATATTCAACTCTTCCGTAGCCATCCGTGTAACGTCTGACGCAACGCTTCCCGGACCCATAACGTACTCTTACAGTCTGGATAAGGGCAGCACATGGGTGGAAGGGAATGTAACATCCAGCGCCACATTTGCCGTGCCAGGAGGATTCGTTTCGCTTGCCTCAAACGGGGGCAACACGGTGCTGGCGGGTGAACAGTTCATTGTCGAGCCGCATAACGCCGCACTGTACCTGAATATCGGCAAAACCAGCACTGTGCAGATAAACAGCGTGGGTGCGGATATTTTTGGCGGTGTCGTAAGTCAGGATGGCATGACCACTGTGGTGGGGCCGGATGTTTCAAGCGGGAATTTGTTCGAGAGCATCGGTAAATTTATAGGATTCCTGGAAACGAACGATCAGGATGGTGTGAGTGCCATGCTGGAGGCGTTCGGGACTGCGCACGAGGTGCTTTCTACAGCGCAAGGAGCTATCGGCGGACGGGAGGTGCGTGTTGAATTTGCACAGGCTGCAATTGATGTGGGGACTTCGGCGGCTAAGATTCACCGATCTGCCATTGAAGATGCGGATGTTACGCAACTGACCACGGATATCGCGCGGGCACAGTATATTTATGAGGCGGTGCTCTCCACATCGGCCAAAGTCATGAAGATGAGCCTGCTCAACTATTTGTAG
- the fliD gene encoding flagellar filament capping protein FliD → MSEYWSGSITFTGLGSGTDFDSIIEATVNLESHRLNRMKAWEKQWTAKKELVQEINTKLVEYKSALSELDSVNKFLVKTASSTNSSTLGVTAGADALPGTHSVVVDQLAQNDIWSGTYGWASSGDVITASAATFSLKYGNTSYAVNVPAGTTLQTLVNIINADADLNDGVRVSLVNDGSEWHLQLRGMDLGAGNTIQVTGSTMTGLSSDDFVNTQAAQNAKMKVDGYPPGADEWIERSTNVVDDVIEGLTLTLNNVTGSSGERVTVVTDTDAIIANVENFIKLTNEIRMAISALDTVSTDESYDNETTTFYELRGNYGMDIVEQSLQNILSRIGVGFKRYDATSTEGDLYSSLSSVGIKTESDTSSTDFGLLIIDYDELESALKKDATAVARLFSAEADGVSYTGDLTYESSIAKLTQGGLYDVQYQIVGGVLVGATINGNPAIVDAQAWTVTGVSGYPEQGLLMGVANRSDGTHGGDVAIRQGKINETIDELARITDLESGTLVIIKNSYQSIIDNNAKSIASEEARIERLQARLVQQYARLEATLGNYENINTSLESLLAQLD, encoded by the coding sequence ATGAGCGAGTACTGGTCTGGTTCCATCACGTTTACCGGTCTTGGGTCGGGAACGGACTTTGATTCCATCATTGAAGCGACGGTCAATCTGGAAAGCCATCGCCTTAACCGCATGAAGGCGTGGGAGAAGCAGTGGACTGCCAAGAAAGAGTTGGTGCAGGAGATCAACACCAAGCTTGTGGAATACAAAAGCGCCCTGAGCGAACTGGATTCTGTGAACAAGTTCTTGGTGAAGACGGCCTCATCCACCAATTCTTCAACTCTGGGGGTAACGGCGGGGGCGGATGCGCTTCCGGGCACACATTCCGTGGTGGTGGATCAGCTGGCTCAGAATGATATCTGGTCCGGTACCTACGGGTGGGCATCTTCCGGCGATGTGATTACTGCATCGGCAGCAACCTTTTCTCTCAAATACGGGAATACAAGCTATGCGGTAAACGTGCCTGCCGGAACTACATTGCAGACTTTGGTGAATATCATCAATGCCGATGCCGATCTGAATGACGGAGTACGCGTCAGTCTTGTGAATGACGGCAGTGAGTGGCATCTGCAACTTCGTGGTATGGACCTTGGTGCCGGAAATACAATTCAGGTGACCGGCTCAACCATGACGGGGTTGAGTTCAGATGACTTTGTGAATACGCAGGCAGCCCAGAACGCAAAAATGAAGGTGGATGGATACCCGCCGGGAGCGGACGAGTGGATTGAGCGCAGCACGAACGTGGTGGATGATGTTATCGAGGGACTGACTCTTACGTTGAACAATGTCACAGGCAGCAGTGGTGAGCGGGTTACCGTGGTGACCGATACGGATGCCATTATTGCCAATGTGGAAAATTTCATCAAACTGACAAACGAAATACGGATGGCCATATCCGCATTAGATACTGTGAGCACAGATGAGAGTTATGATAACGAGACGACTACCTTTTATGAATTGCGCGGAAACTACGGGATGGATATTGTTGAGCAAAGCTTGCAAAACATACTCTCCAGGATAGGCGTAGGGTTTAAGAGGTATGATGCCACCAGCACAGAGGGTGATCTTTACAGCAGTTTATCTTCCGTAGGTATTAAAACGGAATCGGATACAAGTTCCACAGATTTTGGTTTGCTGATCATAGATTATGATGAACTGGAATCCGCGCTCAAAAAAGACGCCACAGCCGTAGCCCGTCTGTTTTCGGCTGAAGCGGACGGGGTGAGTTATACCGGCGACCTTACATATGAATCATCCATTGCCAAGCTCACGCAGGGCGGGCTGTATGATGTGCAATATCAAATTGTAGGCGGAGTGTTGGTGGGGGCGACTATTAACGGGAACCCTGCCATTGTGGACGCTCAGGCGTGGACTGTAACCGGCGTGAGCGGATACCCCGAGCAGGGGTTACTGATGGGGGTAGCCAACCGGTCAGACGGCACGCACGGCGGCGATGTTGCTATCCGTCAGGGGAAGATAAACGAAACTATTGATGAACTGGCTCGCATTACTGATTTGGAGTCCGGAACGCTGGTCATAATCAAGAATAGCTATCAGTCCATCATTGACAACAATGCCAAGTCCATAGCGAGTGAAGAGGCCCGGATTGAGCGTTTGCAGGCCCGTCTTGTGCAACAGTACGCCCGGCTGGAAGCCACGCTCGGGAACTACGAGAACATAAATACTTCGCTGGAATCGTTGCTGGCGCAGTTGGATTGA
- a CDS encoding flagellin N-terminal helical domain-containing protein: MSLAINHNLMAANVARNLSTSYGKLETSTQRLSSGLRINNAADDAAGLAIRELMRSDVSALNQGVRNANDAISLIQTADGALSVIDEKLIRMKELAEQAATGTYTSDQRLIIDSEYQAMASEITRIANATDFNGIHLLNGNLSSSTHDGSGLSATGKLKVHFGTANDSAEDYYYIQIGTTTASALGLGNQTTAGRAGYTISTQQSAQEALEAIDRAIISKDNIRASLGALQNRLENTISNLQIQSENLQAAESRISDVDVSLEMTEFTRQQILTQSAVAMLSQANSLPQMALQLIG; the protein is encoded by the coding sequence ATGTCACTTGCAATCAATCACAACTTAATGGCGGCAAATGTTGCCAGAAACCTGAGCACTTCGTATGGCAAGCTGGAAACATCCACCCAACGTCTTTCTTCAGGCCTGCGTATTAACAACGCAGCGGATGATGCCGCCGGCCTTGCCATCCGTGAACTCATGCGGTCCGATGTCTCCGCTCTCAATCAGGGGGTACGGAACGCCAACGATGCCATCTCGCTTATCCAGACAGCAGACGGCGCACTTTCCGTCATCGATGAAAAACTCATTCGCATGAAGGAACTTGCGGAACAGGCAGCTACGGGCACCTACACTTCGGACCAACGCCTTATCATCGACTCCGAATATCAGGCAATGGCATCGGAAATAACACGAATCGCCAACGCCACGGACTTCAACGGCATTCATCTTCTGAACGGCAACCTTTCCAGCAGCACGCATGATGGAAGCGGTCTGTCCGCAACAGGGAAGTTGAAGGTGCACTTCGGCACAGCCAACGATTCGGCCGAGGACTATTACTACATCCAGATCGGCACAACCACCGCGTCGGCTCTGGGACTTGGCAACCAGACCACCGCCGGACGCGCAGGCTATACCATCTCCACCCAGCAGTCTGCTCAGGAAGCTCTGGAAGCCATTGACCGGGCCATCATCTCCAAGGACAACATCCGGGCAAGCCTCGGCGCACTGCAAAACCGGTTGGAGAACACCATCTCCAACCTCCAGATTCAGTCTGAAAACCTGCAGGCGGCCGAATCACGCATCTCCGACGTGGACGTCTCTCTGGAAATGACCGAATTCACACGCCAGCAGATACTCACACAGAGTGCCGTGGCCATGCTCTCACAGGCCAACTCGCTGCCGCAGATGGCACTGCAACTCATCGGATAG
- a CDS encoding RNA polymerase sigma factor, whose protein sequence is MKSAAAHQPRIGSMPSVALGACQADITACLMGDRRAWQEFVSCYKQHITRVVSWTLRRHSPQLPLAEETDDVVQEVFMRLIRGNYRLLESWNPQRGTFSTWLTVVSRSTALDTLRNTRSRALAHSMHLSLDECPELLADVKSSTDALHIPEGILTPRQKSVLLLMFEKDMTAEEIAAFLDISPQTVRSTMHSAILRLREQFIRSDEFVTFGNRNVKK, encoded by the coding sequence ATGAAATCAGCAGCCGCACATCAGCCACGCATCGGCAGTATGCCGTCGGTGGCTCTTGGAGCATGTCAGGCAGACATTACAGCCTGCCTCATGGGTGACAGGCGTGCATGGCAGGAATTTGTTTCCTGCTACAAACAGCACATTACCCGGGTCGTTTCATGGACTCTGCGCCGCCACAGCCCGCAACTTCCCCTGGCGGAAGAAACGGATGACGTGGTGCAGGAAGTTTTCATGCGCCTTATCCGTGGCAACTATCGCCTTCTGGAATCATGGAATCCACAGCGCGGAACGTTTTCCACATGGCTCACCGTGGTTTCACGCAGCACGGCACTTGATACCCTGCGCAATACCAGAAGCAGGGCCTTAGCCCATTCTATGCACCTTTCTTTAGATGAGTGCCCGGAACTGTTAGCAGACGTCAAATCATCGACAGATGCACTTCACATTCCTGAAGGTATTCTGACTCCGAGACAGAAATCTGTTCTTTTGCTCATGTTTGAAAAGGATATGACAGCGGAAGAAATTGCCGCTTTCCTTGACATATCCCCACAGACTGTTCGCAGCACAATGCACTCAGCCATTTTGAGACTTCGAGAACAATTCATCAGGTCAGATGAATTTGTTACTTTCGGCAACAGAAATGTAAAGAAATGA
- a CDS encoding response regulator transcription factor — MHTVLLIDDDPELCALLEDYLGPEGFTLRSSGTGAEGLSMVASGVFDMIILDVGLPDVSGFEVLAQLRTQSQIPVVMLTGRAEDVDRIVGLEMGADDYLAKPFVPRELLARIRSVLRRSRLAKAMTSQRTRQIVADDLVLDRSSRTVQRNGETVALTFVEYTVLEMLMEAAGDIVTRDEISLKALGRELAAYDRSIDVHMSNLRKKVGSAPGGGDRIVTVRGAGYFFNQTSPWEKEDAPDALAVVPTFFRTSGGA; from the coding sequence ATGCACACAGTGTTACTTATTGATGACGACCCGGAACTCTGCGCACTTCTTGAAGACTATCTTGGTCCTGAAGGGTTTACGTTGCGTTCTTCCGGCACAGGTGCGGAGGGGTTATCCATGGTCGCATCCGGTGTATTTGACATGATTATTCTGGATGTTGGGCTGCCGGATGTCAGCGGGTTTGAGGTTCTTGCCCAGTTGCGTACCCAGTCGCAGATTCCTGTAGTCATGCTGACCGGGAGAGCAGAAGATGTGGACCGTATTGTGGGGTTGGAGATGGGAGCAGACGACTATCTGGCAAAACCATTTGTGCCAAGAGAATTGCTTGCACGCATCCGTTCCGTGCTGCGCCGCAGCCGTCTGGCCAAGGCCATGACCTCGCAAAGGACCCGCCAGATAGTTGCAGACGACCTTGTGCTGGACAGAAGCTCGCGCACGGTACAACGCAACGGCGAAACGGTGGCGCTGACCTTTGTGGAATATACCGTTCTTGAAATGCTGATGGAGGCTGCGGGCGATATTGTCACCAGAGACGAGATATCCTTAAAAGCTTTAGGCCGGGAACTGGCTGCGTATGATCGTAGCATCGACGTGCATATGAGCAACCTGCGCAAAAAGGTTGGTTCCGCTCCGGGAGGCGGCGACCGCATCGTCACTGTCCGCGGTGCCGGGTATTTCTTTAATCAGACCTCTCCGTGGGAGAAAGAAGATGCACCCGATGCTTTAGCCGTCGTTCCCACATTCTTCAGGACGTCAGGGGGTGCCTAG